A single genomic interval of Oncorhynchus gorbuscha isolate QuinsamMale2020 ecotype Even-year linkage group LG25, OgorEven_v1.0, whole genome shotgun sequence harbors:
- the LOC124014167 gene encoding G protein pathway suppressor 2-like isoform X3 encodes MMEQKMKEEEERKRTKEIEERMSLEETKEQVMKMGEKLQGLQEEKHQLFLQLKKVLHEEEKRRRKEHSDITTLTSASYQSSLTMHTGQHLLNIQGSPVSHNRPGALMSERSKQLFPTPVIPSDRFTLLAPQGRHYQSQPGFSAGLAEHGQFGGSQSVHESYSVAQTQHPSSYAPSPSVPVSFANSSQIRGVSAFQAMQYLPQQPGYAVHSHFTSQQGFIPGAGIPLQKQLEHANQQSGFTDGGAMRPMHPQSLHASVAGLLPTPPMAVQIPTPKAPFQSSPQTAPRHAFLPHAQSSQRFYHHSK; translated from the exons ATGATGGAGCagaagatgaaggaggaggaagagcgaaagagaacaaaagagatagaggagaggatgtcACTGGAGGAGACGAAAGAACAG GTGATGAAGATGGGGGAGAAGCTGCAGGGACTGCAGGAGGAGAAGCATCAGCTCTTCCTCCAGCTGAAGAAGGTCCTGCACGAGGAGGAGAAGAGGCGCAGGAAGGagcacag TGACATCACAACACTGACATCAGCCAGCTACCAGTCCAGTCTAACTATGCACACAGGACAGCATCTCCTCAACATCCAAG GCAGTCCAGTCAGTCACAACAGGCCCGGGGCTCTCATGTCGGAGCGCAGTAAGCAGTTGTTTCCAACACCTGTCATCCCG AGTGACCGTTTCACTCTCCTCGCCCCACAGGGCCGCCACTACCAGAGCCAGCCTGGATTCAGTGCTGGCCTGGCAGAGCACGGCCAGTTCGgtggcagtcagtcagtccacgAGAGCTACAGCGTGGCCCAGACACAGCACCCCTCCAGCTACGCCCCCAGCCCCTCTGTACCCGTCAGCTTCGCCAATAGTTCCCAGATCAGAG GTGTGTCTGCGTTCCAGGCCATGCAGTACCTTCCTCAACAGCCTGGCTACGCTGTTCACAGTCACTTCACCTCCCAGCAAGGATTCATCCCTGGTGCTGGAATACCCCTTCAGAAGCAGTTGGAACATGCCAACCAACAGTCTGGCTTCACTGACGGG GGTGCTATGAGACCCATGCACCCCCAATCCCTCCATGCATCTGTTGCTGGCCTGCTGCCCACCCCTCCCATGGCTGTCCAGATCCCCACTCCAAAG GCACCTTTCCAGAGCTCTCCCCAAACGGCTCCCCGCCATGCCTTCCTCCCCCATGCCCAGAGTTCACAGAGGTTCTATCACCACAGCAAGTAA
- the LOC124014167 gene encoding G protein pathway suppressor 2-like isoform X2 translates to MPALQDRPKLSNAMARALHKHIMRERDRKRQEEEEVDKMMEQKMKEEEERKRTKEIEERMSLEETKEQVMKMGEKLQGLQEEKHQLFLQLKKVLHEEEKRRRKEHSDITTLTSASYQSSLTMHTGQHLLNIQGSPVSHNRPGALMSERSKQLFPTPVIPGRHYQSQPGFSAGLAEHGQFGGSQSVHESYSVAQTQHPSSYAPSPSVPVSFANSSQIRGVSAFQAMQYLPQQPGYAVHSHFTSQQGFIPGAGIPLQKQLEHANQQSGFTDGGAMRPMHPQSLHASVAGLLPTPPMAVQIPTPKAPFQSSPQTAPRHAFLPHAQSSQRFYHHSK, encoded by the exons ATGCCTGCTCTGCAGGACAGACCGAAGCTGTCCAACGCCATGGCCAGAGCCCTCCACAAGCACATTATGAGAGAAAGAGATCGCAAAAGACAGG aggaggaagaggtggacaAGATGATGGAGCagaagatgaaggaggaggaagagcgaaagagaacaaaagagatagaggagaggatgtcACTGGAGGAGACGAAAGAACAG GTGATGAAGATGGGGGAGAAGCTGCAGGGACTGCAGGAGGAGAAGCATCAGCTCTTCCTCCAGCTGAAGAAGGTCCTGCACGAGGAGGAGAAGAGGCGCAGGAAGGagcacag TGACATCACAACACTGACATCAGCCAGCTACCAGTCCAGTCTAACTATGCACACAGGACAGCATCTCCTCAACATCCAAG GCAGTCCAGTCAGTCACAACAGGCCCGGGGCTCTCATGTCGGAGCGCAGTAAGCAGTTGTTTCCAACACCTGTCATCCCG GGCCGCCACTACCAGAGCCAGCCTGGATTCAGTGCTGGCCTGGCAGAGCACGGCCAGTTCGgtggcagtcagtcagtccacgAGAGCTACAGCGTGGCCCAGACACAGCACCCCTCCAGCTACGCCCCCAGCCCCTCTGTACCCGTCAGCTTCGCCAATAGTTCCCAGATCAGAG GTGTGTCTGCGTTCCAGGCCATGCAGTACCTTCCTCAACAGCCTGGCTACGCTGTTCACAGTCACTTCACCTCCCAGCAAGGATTCATCCCTGGTGCTGGAATACCCCTTCAGAAGCAGTTGGAACATGCCAACCAACAGTCTGGCTTCACTGACGGG GGTGCTATGAGACCCATGCACCCCCAATCCCTCCATGCATCTGTTGCTGGCCTGCTGCCCACCCCTCCCATGGCTGTCCAGATCCCCACTCCAAAG GCACCTTTCCAGAGCTCTCCCCAAACGGCTCCCCGCCATGCCTTCCTCCCCCATGCCCAGAGTTCACAGAGGTTCTATCACCACAGCAAGTAA
- the LOC124014167 gene encoding G protein pathway suppressor 2-like isoform X1: MPALQDRPKLSNAMARALHKHIMRERDRKRQEEEEVDKMMEQKMKEEEERKRTKEIEERMSLEETKEQVMKMGEKLQGLQEEKHQLFLQLKKVLHEEEKRRRKEHSDITTLTSASYQSSLTMHTGQHLLNIQGSPVSHNRPGALMSERSKQLFPTPVIPSDRFTLLAPQGRHYQSQPGFSAGLAEHGQFGGSQSVHESYSVAQTQHPSSYAPSPSVPVSFANSSQIRGVSAFQAMQYLPQQPGYAVHSHFTSQQGFIPGAGIPLQKQLEHANQQSGFTDGGAMRPMHPQSLHASVAGLLPTPPMAVQIPTPKAPFQSSPQTAPRHAFLPHAQSSQRFYHHSK; this comes from the exons ATGCCTGCTCTGCAGGACAGACCGAAGCTGTCCAACGCCATGGCCAGAGCCCTCCACAAGCACATTATGAGAGAAAGAGATCGCAAAAGACAGG aggaggaagaggtggacaAGATGATGGAGCagaagatgaaggaggaggaagagcgaaagagaacaaaagagatagaggagaggatgtcACTGGAGGAGACGAAAGAACAG GTGATGAAGATGGGGGAGAAGCTGCAGGGACTGCAGGAGGAGAAGCATCAGCTCTTCCTCCAGCTGAAGAAGGTCCTGCACGAGGAGGAGAAGAGGCGCAGGAAGGagcacag TGACATCACAACACTGACATCAGCCAGCTACCAGTCCAGTCTAACTATGCACACAGGACAGCATCTCCTCAACATCCAAG GCAGTCCAGTCAGTCACAACAGGCCCGGGGCTCTCATGTCGGAGCGCAGTAAGCAGTTGTTTCCAACACCTGTCATCCCG AGTGACCGTTTCACTCTCCTCGCCCCACAGGGCCGCCACTACCAGAGCCAGCCTGGATTCAGTGCTGGCCTGGCAGAGCACGGCCAGTTCGgtggcagtcagtcagtccacgAGAGCTACAGCGTGGCCCAGACACAGCACCCCTCCAGCTACGCCCCCAGCCCCTCTGTACCCGTCAGCTTCGCCAATAGTTCCCAGATCAGAG GTGTGTCTGCGTTCCAGGCCATGCAGTACCTTCCTCAACAGCCTGGCTACGCTGTTCACAGTCACTTCACCTCCCAGCAAGGATTCATCCCTGGTGCTGGAATACCCCTTCAGAAGCAGTTGGAACATGCCAACCAACAGTCTGGCTTCACTGACGGG GGTGCTATGAGACCCATGCACCCCCAATCCCTCCATGCATCTGTTGCTGGCCTGCTGCCCACCCCTCCCATGGCTGTCCAGATCCCCACTCCAAAG GCACCTTTCCAGAGCTCTCCCCAAACGGCTCCCCGCCATGCCTTCCTCCCCCATGCCCAGAGTTCACAGAGGTTCTATCACCACAGCAAGTAA
- the LOC124013543 gene encoding gamma-aminobutyric acid receptor-associated protein-like, whose product MKFQYKEEHPFEKRRSEGEKIRKKYPDRVPVIVEKAPKARIGDLDKKKYLVPSDLTVGQFYFLIRKRIHLRAEDALFFFVNNVIPPTSATMGLLYQEHHEEDFFLYIAYSDESVYGDSQTEV is encoded by the exons ATGAAGTTTCAATACAAAGAGGAGCACCCATTTGAGAAGAGACGGTCTGAGGGCGAGAAAATAAGGAAGAAGTATCCGGACAGGGTACCC GTAATTGTGGAAAAAGCCCCCAAAGCAAGGATAGGAGATCTGGACAAGAAGAAATACCTTGTGCCCTCTGACCTCACAG TGGGCCAGTTCTACTTCCTCATCCGAAAACGAATCCACCTGCGGGCCGAGGACGCCCTGTTCTTCTTTGTAAACAACGTCATTCCTCCCACCTCAGCCACCATGGGCCTTCTATACCAG GAGCACCATGAAGAGGACTTTTTCCTCTACATTGCCTACAGTGATGAGAGTGTCTATGGAGACAGCCAAACGGAAGTCTAA